One window from the genome of Cricetulus griseus strain 17A/GY chromosome 2, alternate assembly CriGri-PICRH-1.0, whole genome shotgun sequence encodes:
- the Cdcp2 gene encoding CUB domain-containing protein 2, whose product MLAELGAYVLLAMVLLGSGPGIQAMEGIKCGGVLSAPAGNFSSPNFPSLYPYNTECSWLIVVAEGSSVLLTFHAFDLEYHDTCGFDFLEIYNGASGDKGNLLGRFCGQVPPPPFTSSWHVMSVIFHSDKHVASRGFSAGYQKDVCGGVLTGLSGVLSSPEYPNNYPNNVECHWLIRASGPAAVKLVFVDFQVEGSSGCMYDYVAVLGAPGPAHGHQYCGRTRPPTLVSLGHELQVIFKSDFNIGGRGFKAHYFSGECQEVFTAVRGNFSSPQYPGSYPNNIRCHWTIRLPPGYRVKVFILDMGLEEPNSLTRTCDFDHLAAFDGASEEAQLLGKWCGRHLPPPVTSRHNQLLLLLHTDRSTSGRGFSVAYIGVVPMNVSCSRTDFQILISAQALAPLERTKVYLGSRSCVAQEVGGNFRIQARFDTCGTESQRRNNTSMIVSVLYIDFSDAGHEDIHEYEVRCEPRRKEASVHLLSGSHWLGPYAATAEHLQEAPSRDEAEVLEGPGTVVAQDTSDIVFLGLCILAGVLMIIAIVVLMLL is encoded by the exons GTATCAAGTGTGGGGGAGTGCTCTCGGCACCGGCTGGGAACTTCTCCAGCCCAAACTTCCCAAGTCTGTATCCTTACAACACAGAGTGCAGCTGGCTGATTGTGGTGGCCGAGGGGTCCTCAGTGCTGCTCACCTTCCACGCCTTTGACCTGGAGTACCATGACACCTGTGGCTTTGACTTCCTGGAGATCTACAATGGGGCCTCTGGAGACAAAGGCAATCTTCTAGGCAGGTTCTGTGGCCAGGTGCCCCCACCACCTTTCACCTCCTCCTGGCATGTCATGTCTGTCATCTTCCACTCAGACAAGCATGTGGCCAGCCGAGGCTTTTCTGCAGGCTACCAGAAAG ATGTGTGCGGTGGTGTCCTGACTGGCCTTTCGGGGGTCCTCAGCAGTCCCGAGTACCCCAACAACTATCCCAACAATGTGGAGTGCCACTGGCTGATCCGTGCCTCGGGGCCTGCTGCTGTCAAGCTGGTGTTCGTGGACTTCCAGGTAGAGGGCAGCAGTGGATGTATGTACGACTACGTGGCTGTGCTCGGAGCACCTGGCCCTGCTCATGGGCATCAGTACTGTGGCCGTACCAGGCCCCCCACCCTTGTTTCCCTGGGCCACGAGTTGCAGGTGATCTTCAAGTCTGACTTCAACATCGGAGGCCGGGGCTTCAAGGCCCACTATTTCTCAG GAGAATGCCAGGAGGTATTCACGGCTGTGCGTGGAAACTTCTCCAGCCCACAGTATCCTGGCTCCTACCCCAACAATATCCGGTGTCACTGGACCATCCGCCTGCCCCCCGGCTACCGGGTCAAGGTCTTCATCCTGGACATGGGCTTGGAGGAACCCAACAGTCTGACCAGAACCTGTGACTTTGACCATCTGGCAGCCTTTGATGGGGCCAGTGAGGAGGCCCAGCTGCTGGGGAAGTGGTGTGGCCGTCACCTACCACCGCCTGTCACCTCACGTCACAACCAGCTCCTGCTTCTGCTGCACACTGACCGCAGCACCTCTGGCAGGGGCTTCTCTGTGGCCTACATTGGAG TGGTACCCATGAATGTGAGCTGTTCCCGCACGGACTTCCAGATCCTGATCTCTGCCCAGGCACTGGCCCCACTGGAGCGGACCAAGGTCTATTTGGGCAGCCGGAGCTGTGTCGCCCAGGAAGTTGGTGGCAACTTCCGGATCCAGGCCCGCTTTGATACCTGCGGTACCGAGTCTCAG AGAAGAAATAACACCTCCATGATTGTCAGCGTGCTGTACATCGACTTCTCTGACGCTGGGCATGAGGACATCCACGAGTACGAGGTGCGCTGTGAGCCCAGGCGCAAGGAAGCATCTGTCCACTTGCTGTCAGGTTCTCACTGGCTCGGGCCATATGCTGCCACAGCTGAGCATCTTCAGGAAGCACCATCCAGGGATGAAGCAGAGGTCCTAGAGGGCCCAGGGACTGTGGTGGCCCAGGACACCAGTGACATCGTCTTCCTGGGCCTTTGCATCCTGGCTGGAGTCCTTATGATCATTGCCATTGTGGTCCTGATGCTGTTGTAA